The proteins below come from a single Eubacterium limosum genomic window:
- the purN gene encoding phosphoribosylglycinamide formyltransferase, with the protein MTKIGVLVSGGGTNLQAVIDRVHHKSGEIAVVIANNAEAYGLTRAQNSGIPTAVVLEKDFEDYDAFNAEIIRTLKDKGVELVVLAGYMKIITPAFVKAYPNKIVNIHPALIPSFCGEGYYGLHVHEAVIDYGVKVTGATVHFVNEEADAGPIIAQKTVEVADDDTPESIQKKVLEIEHTLLPWVVEQYCLGHITVEGRKTKITSEPLWPTGMRILTEEGRKTKITSEQ; encoded by the coding sequence ATGACAAAAATAGGCGTACTGGTGAGCGGCGGAGGGACAAACCTCCAGGCCGTCATCGACAGGGTTCATCATAAATCGGGCGAAATCGCCGTTGTCATTGCCAACAACGCGGAAGCCTATGGTCTGACAAGAGCGCAGAACAGCGGGATACCAACCGCTGTGGTGCTGGAAAAGGATTTTGAGGATTACGACGCCTTCAATGCCGAGATTATCCGAACCTTAAAGGATAAAGGCGTTGAGCTGGTCGTGCTGGCAGGCTACATGAAGATCATTACCCCGGCCTTTGTAAAAGCCTACCCCAATAAGATTGTCAATATCCACCCAGCCCTGATCCCATCCTTCTGCGGTGAGGGATATTATGGGCTGCATGTGCACGAGGCAGTCATTGACTACGGCGTTAAGGTCACGGGCGCAACGGTTCATTTTGTCAATGAGGAGGCGGACGCAGGCCCGATCATCGCTCAGAAAACCGTTGAGGTTGCGGACGATGACACACCGGAATCCATTCAGAAAAAGGTGCTTGAAATTGAGCACACACTGCTGCCCTGGGTGGTGGAGCAGTACTGTCTGGGCCACATAACCGTGGAGGGCAGAAAAACAAAGATAACCAGCGAACCATTATGGCCAACTGGAATGCGGATTTTAACGGAAGAGGGCAGAAAAACAAAGATAACCAGCGAACAATAG
- the purH gene encoding bifunctional phosphoribosylaminoimidazolecarboxamide formyltransferase/IMP cyclohydrolase, with product MRALISVSDKTGIVEFAQKLAGMGWEILSTGGTAKALREAGVDVIGVSDVTGFPECLDGRVKTLHPKIHGGILNIRDNEDHQRQIKELGITPIDLLVINLYPFKNTILKEGVAFEDCIENIDIGGPTMLRSAAKNFNDVTVVVDPEDYDVVLNELEKDGATSYDTRYRLALKVFETTAAYDTMISDFLRKRVGGDVLKDTVTMTYEKVQDLRYGENPHQKAAFYKEIGVTRGALTAAEQLQGKELSYNNINDTNGALEILKEYTDEPTIVAVKHANPCGVASAETISEAYRKAYEADPTSIFGGIIASNREIDADTAKQMVEIFLEVIVAPAYTDEALEVLGTKENLRVLKLDDILYSEPGYETKKVLGGLLIQERDTKDYEKLEVVTDRKPTDKEMEDLLFAWKAVKNTKSNAITLAKDKCMVANGPGQVNRIWPLENCIEHGGEKVKGAVLASDAFFPFDDCATAAAKAGITAIIQPGGAGRDADSIKVCNENGIAMVFTGMRHFKHS from the coding sequence ATGAGAGCTTTAATCAGTGTATCAGACAAAACGGGTATTGTTGAATTCGCACAGAAGCTGGCCGGTATGGGCTGGGAAATTTTGTCCACCGGCGGTACCGCAAAAGCCCTGCGTGAAGCGGGTGTGGATGTTATCGGCGTTTCCGACGTAACAGGCTTTCCGGAATGCCTGGATGGCCGCGTCAAGACCCTGCATCCCAAGATTCACGGCGGTATCTTAAATATCCGTGATAATGAAGACCATCAGAGACAGATCAAGGAACTGGGCATCACACCCATCGACCTGCTGGTCATCAACCTGTATCCTTTCAAAAACACCATTTTGAAGGAAGGGGTTGCCTTTGAGGACTGCATTGAAAATATTGATATCGGCGGACCGACCATGCTGCGTTCAGCTGCCAAAAACTTTAACGACGTTACGGTTGTCGTAGACCCGGAAGATTACGACGTTGTATTAAACGAACTGGAAAAGGACGGCGCTACCAGCTATGACACCCGTTACCGTCTGGCGTTAAAGGTTTTTGAAACCACTGCGGCCTATGATACCATGATCTCAGATTTCCTCAGAAAGCGTGTCGGCGGTGATGTTTTAAAAGATACCGTCACCATGACCTACGAAAAAGTGCAGGATCTCCGCTACGGCGAAAATCCGCACCAGAAGGCGGCATTCTACAAGGAAATCGGCGTGACCAGGGGTGCTCTGACAGCTGCTGAACAGCTTCAGGGCAAGGAATTATCCTACAATAATATCAACGACACCAACGGTGCCCTCGAAATCCTGAAGGAATACACTGACGAACCGACCATCGTTGCGGTTAAGCATGCAAATCCCTGTGGTGTGGCCAGTGCCGAAACCATTTCAGAAGCCTACAGAAAGGCCTATGAAGCGGACCCAACCTCCATTTTCGGCGGAATCATCGCATCAAACCGTGAGATTGACGCGGATACGGCAAAACAGATGGTTGAAATCTTCCTGGAAGTCATTGTAGCTCCAGCTTATACCGACGAAGCTCTGGAAGTGTTGGGCACCAAGGAAAATCTCCGTGTGCTCAAGCTGGACGATATTCTGTACAGCGAACCAGGCTATGAAACCAAAAAAGTACTCGGCGGCCTGTTAATCCAGGAACGTGATACCAAAGATTATGAAAAGCTGGAGGTAGTCACAGACCGCAAGCCTACCGACAAGGAAATGGAAGACCTGCTCTTTGCCTGGAAGGCTGTTAAGAATACCAAATCCAACGCCATCACCCTGGCCAAGGATAAATGTATGGTCGCCAACGGACCAGGACAGGTTAACCGGATCTGGCCGCTGGAAAACTGCATTGAACACGGCGGGGAAAAGGTAAAGGGTGCTGTGCTGGCATCGGACGCTTTCTTCCCGTTTGACGACTGCGCTACCGCAGCGGCCAAGGCAGGCATTACAGCCATTATCCAGCCGGGCGGCGCAGGACGCGACGCAGACTCCATTAAAGTCTGTAATGAAAACGGCATTGCCATGGTATTTACAGGCATGCGCCACTTTAAACACAGCTAA
- the purD gene encoding phosphoribosylamine--glycine ligase, translating to MKVLVIGSGGREHVLTWKIAQSPKVDKIYCAPGNGGMAKIAECVDLSVEDIDGCVKFAREKGIDLTVVGPEVPLVMGMTDAFEKEGMRVFGPNAKCAEFEGSKAFTKDFLLRHNIPTAAYKEYTDLNEIMKDIGVYGFPMVIKADGLAAGKGVLIVENEQEAKDGINMIMADHEFGAAGDKVVVEEFLTGREASMLCFVDGNVIVPMESAQDYKRAYDNDEGLNTGGMGTYSPNVLFDNAVLNKRIEETILTPIIEGFKADGMDFKGILFIGLMIENDMPKVLEFNVRFGDPEAQSVLMRMDSDLVDIMEACIDGKLADCDIKWKDEAAVTVVLASGGYPGPYEKGLEITGIEDVEGCEVFHAGTALRDGKLVTAGGRVLCVSALGDDREAARAKVYSQIDKIKFDGARYRTDIAKMD from the coding sequence ATGAAAGTATTAGTAATCGGCTCGGGTGGACGTGAGCATGTGCTCACCTGGAAAATTGCCCAGAGCCCAAAGGTAGATAAAATTTACTGTGCCCCCGGAAACGGAGGCATGGCCAAAATTGCCGAGTGTGTTGACCTTTCGGTGGAAGATATTGACGGCTGCGTAAAATTTGCCAGAGAAAAAGGCATTGACCTGACCGTTGTGGGCCCTGAAGTGCCGCTGGTAATGGGGATGACCGACGCCTTTGAGAAAGAGGGCATGCGGGTGTTTGGCCCCAACGCAAAATGTGCGGAGTTTGAAGGGAGCAAGGCCTTCACCAAGGATTTTCTCCTGCGCCACAACATTCCGACAGCCGCCTACAAGGAGTATACCGATCTCAATGAGATCATGAAAGATATCGGCGTTTACGGATTTCCGATGGTTATCAAGGCCGATGGACTGGCAGCCGGCAAGGGTGTGCTGATCGTAGAAAACGAGCAGGAAGCCAAAGACGGCATTAACATGATCATGGCTGACCATGAATTTGGCGCTGCTGGTGACAAGGTTGTCGTTGAAGAATTTCTGACTGGCCGCGAAGCCTCCATGCTGTGCTTTGTCGATGGCAATGTCATTGTGCCTATGGAAAGCGCCCAGGATTATAAGCGCGCCTACGATAACGATGAAGGCCTGAACACAGGCGGTATGGGTACCTATTCTCCTAACGTTTTGTTTGATAACGCGGTGCTGAACAAGCGCATTGAAGAAACCATTCTGACACCGATTATTGAGGGCTTCAAAGCAGATGGTATGGACTTTAAAGGGATTCTTTTCATTGGTCTGATGATCGAAAATGATATGCCCAAGGTTCTGGAATTTAATGTCCGCTTTGGCGACCCGGAAGCCCAGAGTGTGCTCATGCGCATGGACAGCGATCTGGTGGACATCATGGAAGCCTGTATTGACGGAAAGCTTGCAGACTGTGATATCAAGTGGAAGGATGAAGCCGCAGTGACGGTAGTTCTTGCCTCTGGCGGATACCCGGGACCTTATGAAAAAGGTCTTGAAATCACTGGAATTGAGGATGTGGAAGGCTGCGAAGTATTCCACGCCGGAACAGCTCTCAGGGATGGCAAGCTGGTAACCGCCGGCGGGCGTGTCCTCTGTGTTTCCGCCCTGGGTGACGACCGTGAGGCAGCGAGAGCCAAGGTCTACAGCCAGATAGATAAAATTAAGTTTGACGGTGCACGCTACCGGACAGATATTGCAAAAATGGACTGA
- a CDS encoding chloride channel protein, whose product MWNKIKKNIALGIFIAVLGAVVGAVVWFLLWLMNLGIDFLWIGLPGKFNIPVYNLIICGVGGLLVGLLQTKFGPCPSELSEDMAAIKQGKRLPYNNLPVIAVCALVPLIFGGSLGPEAGLTGVIAGLCFWLADRFKYAYEEVEDLAQVGIAATLGVIFHAPLFGFVNQVEDEKGGQAIPKNSKILLYFIAIFAGFGIYILLSGLFGGGMGLGRFGHITVGRNELLAMLPLALVGALCGILYFYFAKGVKVITAPLEKHKVLLGIIGGLVLGGVGMLLPFTMFAGEHQMGEMMEIWQTLPIWLLFLTGIVKLLMINICIGTGWRGGNIFPIIFSAVCIGYGFAALFPMVDATFCVAVVTAAVAGAIMRKPIAVVMLLIICFPVDAIIPMCVGAIIAASIPLPKRFRQMADAQGE is encoded by the coding sequence GTGTGGAATAAAATAAAAAAGAATATCGCACTTGGGATATTTATCGCTGTTTTAGGCGCAGTGGTCGGAGCTGTTGTATGGTTTCTGCTGTGGCTGATGAATCTGGGCATTGACTTTTTATGGATCGGACTGCCCGGAAAATTTAATATTCCAGTCTATAACCTGATAATCTGTGGCGTCGGCGGGCTGCTTGTGGGGCTTTTGCAGACAAAGTTCGGTCCCTGTCCCAGCGAGCTCAGTGAAGACATGGCGGCCATCAAACAGGGCAAACGCCTGCCCTACAATAATCTGCCGGTCATCGCGGTCTGCGCGCTGGTACCCCTCATTTTCGGCGGCAGCCTCGGGCCCGAAGCCGGGCTGACCGGTGTGATCGCCGGCCTGTGCTTTTGGCTGGCTGACCGGTTTAAGTATGCCTATGAGGAAGTGGAGGACCTGGCGCAGGTCGGGATCGCTGCCACACTGGGTGTTATCTTTCATGCCCCTCTCTTTGGTTTCGTGAATCAGGTTGAGGACGAAAAGGGCGGGCAGGCTATCCCCAAAAATTCAAAGATCCTATTGTATTTTATCGCCATCTTTGCCGGCTTTGGCATTTACATTCTGCTGTCTGGATTGTTTGGCGGCGGTATGGGGCTTGGCCGTTTTGGGCACATCACTGTCGGGCGCAATGAGCTTCTGGCAATGCTGCCTCTTGCCCTTGTGGGCGCGCTCTGCGGCATTCTGTATTTTTATTTTGCCAAGGGTGTCAAGGTGATAACCGCTCCTCTTGAAAAACATAAGGTGCTCCTGGGAATTATCGGCGGTTTGGTTTTAGGCGGTGTTGGAATGCTGTTGCCCTTTACCATGTTTGCGGGCGAACATCAGATGGGTGAAATGATGGAAATCTGGCAGACCCTGCCCATATGGCTGCTGTTTTTAACAGGGATTGTCAAGCTTTTGATGATCAATATCTGTATCGGTACCGGCTGGCGTGGTGGGAATATTTTCCCCATTATCTTTTCAGCGGTCTGTATAGGCTATGGCTTTGCCGCTCTTTTTCCAATGGTCGACGCGACCTTCTGCGTGGCTGTGGTAACCGCAGCAGTGGCTGGCGCCATTATGCGCAAGCCCATTGCAGTGGTCATGCTCCTGATCATCTGCTTTCCGGTGGATGCCATTATTCCCATGTGCGTGGGCGCCATCATTGCGGCGTCTATTCCTCTGCCTAAGCGATTCCGGCAGATGGCTGACGCTCAGGGAGAATAA
- a CDS encoding Ig-like domain-containing protein, whose amino-acid sequence MKKFIHKFVPSLLCVCLLFAYSLQFAPTVKAAEFSPRTEKPDYYSYPYSQSSGNPFELNPLTGGNCTYYAWGRAYEILGYPLPNNRVNSNPNGWGSFRSNAKYFWSDNKELYDEGRGGFAYGSEPAVGAIAVWDGSITNGWCGHVAVVEEVNGNEVITSNSGWSYRDFYMDYDNANSMGGNFLGYIYLLDNADPEPTPQPTPEPTPEPTPQPTPEPTPEPTPQPTPAPTPEPTPQPTAQPTPEPTPQPTAAPTPEPTPQPTAAPTPEPTPQPTAQPTPEPTPQPEKVEATADVDGTQVKVSADSKVLPDAELKVSSVSDEVKNKADQAVKNKLDPEAEILEILDIKAVDKTTNEEKQPEGGTVSVELDLNEKYKDNGDIKIVHFDDSKDEVNVVDNAVADKDSKTVSFEAPHFSYYAAVKTPVAATDVKLSNDYLKIQPDASTTLKATVKPVNVTNADVTWSSSDASVVTVDENGKVTAIKEGTASVTATTANGKTATCEIEVKALDSNEGAGTTQTYNDGGSGDGNIIKKLAATVTGTNPDTSIRQAALMNGDVPAWMIPSIIGLFAGGGILIGVIALIKRKRSE is encoded by the coding sequence ATGAAAAAATTTATTCACAAATTTGTTCCTTCGCTTTTATGCGTCTGCCTATTGTTTGCCTATTCGCTGCAATTTGCACCGACCGTAAAGGCTGCGGAATTCTCACCAAGGACTGAAAAACCGGACTATTATTCTTATCCTTACAGCCAGTCCAGTGGAAATCCGTTTGAGCTAAACCCTTTGACGGGAGGTAATTGTACCTACTACGCCTGGGGCCGTGCCTACGAAATTCTGGGCTATCCCCTTCCAAACAATCGTGTGAACAGCAATCCTAACGGTTGGGGCAGTTTCCGCAGCAATGCGAAATATTTCTGGTCTGACAATAAAGAGCTTTACGACGAAGGCCGCGGCGGTTTTGCCTATGGGTCTGAACCTGCTGTAGGCGCCATTGCCGTATGGGACGGCTCAATAACCAATGGCTGGTGCGGCCATGTGGCTGTTGTTGAGGAAGTCAACGGCAATGAGGTTATCACCTCCAACTCTGGCTGGAGCTATCGTGATTTTTATATGGACTATGACAATGCCAACAGCATGGGCGGCAATTTCTTGGGTTATATTTATCTGTTAGACAATGCAGATCCTGAGCCAACGCCTCAGCCGACTCCAGAACCAACCCCAGAACCGACGCCTCAGCCGACTCCAGAACCAACACCTGAACCGACACCTCAGCCGACTCCAGCGCCAACACCTGAACCGACGCCTCAGCCAACTGCTCAGCCGACTCCTGAACCAACACCTCAGCCGACTGCAGCACCAACGCCTGAACCAACCCCTCAGCCAACGGCAGCGCCAACCCCAGAGCCAACACCTCAGCCAACTGCTCAGCCGACTCCTGAACCCACGCCTCAGCCTGAAAAAGTCGAGGCAACCGCAGATGTGGATGGCACTCAGGTAAAGGTCTCCGCGGACAGCAAGGTTCTGCCAGATGCGGAATTAAAGGTTTCATCCGTCAGCGATGAAGTTAAAAACAAAGCGGATCAGGCAGTGAAGAACAAACTGGATCCAGAAGCCGAAATTCTGGAAATCCTGGATATCAAGGCCGTTGATAAAACCACAAATGAAGAAAAACAGCCAGAAGGCGGAACTGTTTCCGTTGAGCTTGATCTGAATGAAAAATACAAGGATAATGGCGATATCAAAATCGTTCATTTTGATGACAGTAAGGATGAAGTAAATGTTGTTGACAATGCTGTAGCAGACAAAGACAGCAAAACCGTATCCTTTGAAGCACCGCATTTCAGCTACTACGCAGCTGTCAAAACACCGGTAGCAGCAACGGATGTCAAGCTGTCCAATGACTATCTGAAAATTCAGCCAGATGCCAGTACCACTTTAAAAGCAACGGTCAAGCCCGTAAATGTCACCAACGCCGATGTTACCTGGAGCTCCAGTGACGCAAGCGTCGTAACGGTTGATGAAAACGGCAAGGTTACGGCCATCAAGGAAGGCACCGCATCCGTTACCGCAACAACAGCCAACGGCAAGACCGCAACCTGCGAAATCGAAGTAAAAGCACTGGATTCAAACGAAGGCGCTGGCACCACCCAGACCTACAATGACGGCGGCAGCGGAGACGGCAATATTATTAAGAAGCTGGCCGCCACTGTTACAGGCACCAACCCGGATACCAGTATCCGTCAGGCTGCCCTGATGAACGGGGATGTTCCAGCCTGGATGATTCCTTCCATCATCGGCTTATTTGCCGGCGGCGGAATTCTCATCGGTGTGATTGCCCTGATCAAACGTAAAAGAAGCGAATAG
- a CDS encoding MFS transporter, producing the protein MNQQASTRDKDWKKRIILFLTSQTVSLLGSSLTQYAIIWYVTLTTTSGIMLTISTLVTFIPQVLISLFAGVWADRYNRKYLIICADALVALSTLGLAFSFFVGYRELWIIFLVSAIRSVGTGIQTPTVNALIPQITPKSMLMRVTGFNGSLQNMTMIVAPAVSGALLATVSVESTFFIDVVTAIIGISLLSFLKIPPHKRAESAKDTGTVSDLKTGILYAYRHSFIKVLLIFYALLMFLVTPTAFLTPLLIARTFGGEVWYLTANEVIYSVGAMIGGLLIAAWGGFKSRVTTIMVFSTLCGIFSLGLGLSPVFLVFLGFMLFVGLTVPFITAPITVLLQERVEEAMQGRVFSLVQIMAATAFPIGMTVFGPLADMVDVRLIIIATGILTALCGFVVYHNKILRSQEN; encoded by the coding sequence ATGAACCAGCAAGCCAGTACCCGCGATAAAGATTGGAAAAAACGGATCATCCTCTTTTTAACCAGCCAGACCGTTTCCCTGCTCGGCTCTTCACTCACCCAGTATGCCATTATCTGGTATGTCACTCTGACCACCACCTCTGGGATAATGCTGACCATTTCCACACTTGTCACCTTTATTCCACAGGTACTGATCTCCCTCTTTGCCGGCGTGTGGGCAGACCGATACAACCGGAAATATCTGATTATCTGCGCCGACGCTCTGGTTGCCCTGTCCACACTGGGGCTGGCTTTCAGTTTTTTCGTGGGCTACCGTGAGTTATGGATTATCTTCCTGGTATCTGCTATCCGTTCGGTCGGCACTGGTATCCAGACCCCTACCGTCAACGCGCTCATTCCGCAGATCACGCCCAAAAGCATGCTCATGCGTGTGACCGGCTTTAACGGAAGCCTCCAGAACATGACCATGATTGTGGCTCCGGCAGTCAGCGGCGCCCTGCTGGCCACTGTGTCTGTGGAATCGACCTTTTTCATTGACGTTGTCACTGCCATCATTGGTATTTCTCTGCTTTCTTTCCTCAAAATTCCACCCCACAAACGGGCTGAGTCTGCCAAGGACACGGGCACTGTTTCCGATTTAAAAACTGGCATTCTCTACGCTTACCGGCATTCTTTTATCAAGGTGCTGCTTATTTTTTATGCGCTGCTCATGTTTTTAGTGACACCCACAGCCTTTTTGACGCCCCTCCTCATTGCCAGAACCTTTGGCGGGGAGGTCTGGTATCTGACTGCCAACGAAGTCATCTACAGTGTCGGCGCCATGATCGGCGGTCTCCTCATTGCCGCCTGGGGCGGCTTTAAGAGCCGTGTAACCACCATCATGGTCTTCAGTACCCTGTGTGGTATCTTCAGTCTTGGGCTCGGTCTTTCACCAGTTTTTCTTGTTTTTTTAGGGTTTATGCTCTTTGTGGGCTTAACCGTTCCCTTTATCACCGCGCCCATCACCGTCCTGCTTCAGGAACGGGTGGAGGAAGCCATGCAGGGCCGTGTTTTCAGTCTTGTCCAGATTATGGCCGCCACAGCCTTTCCGATCGGCATGACGGTCTTTGGTCCCCTGGCGGATATGGTTGACGTCCGGCTGATCATTATTGCTACTGGTATTCTTACCGCCCTGTGCGGCTTTGTCGTTTATCACAATAAAATCCTCCGTTCCCAGGAAAATTAG
- a CDS encoding ABC transporter ATP-binding protein: MQIAIDKLTKTYHGKTVLSLDSLCLESGKIHGILGPNGSGKTTLMKSVAGLLAPTSGAITYNGLPGDEAVLKKLTYASHTPYLFAMSVYDNIAYPLKIRKYGKAAAAPIVEGLLQEFKIEEIAKQNAKKLSGGESQKTALARALSFSPDTLLLDEPTANIDPQSLKIIEAALIKRNREAGLTVIIITHNPSQAYRICDTLSFMDSGRLLFNGSVEAFKASDNPVIQDFITLN, from the coding sequence ATGCAAATCGCGATTGATAAACTCACCAAAACTTATCACGGAAAAACCGTCCTGTCACTGGACAGCCTGTGCCTTGAATCCGGGAAAATTCACGGGATTTTAGGCCCTAACGGTTCGGGAAAAACCACGCTGATGAAATCTGTCGCCGGGCTTCTCGCGCCCACCAGCGGCGCCATCACCTACAACGGCCTCCCCGGTGATGAAGCTGTGCTGAAAAAGCTGACTTATGCCAGCCACACCCCCTACCTTTTTGCCATGTCGGTCTATGATAACATCGCCTACCCCCTGAAAATACGCAAGTACGGAAAAGCTGCTGCCGCTCCCATCGTCGAGGGGCTGCTGCAAGAATTTAAAATCGAGGAGATCGCAAAACAGAACGCCAAAAAGCTTTCCGGCGGCGAATCCCAGAAAACAGCCCTGGCCCGCGCGCTGTCCTTTTCACCGGATACCCTGCTTCTGGATGAACCCACCGCCAACATTGACCCTCAGAGCCTGAAAATTATTGAAGCCGCGCTGATTAAAAGAAACCGTGAAGCCGGACTGACCGTTATCATCATCACCCATAACCCAAGCCAGGCCTACCGCATCTGTGACACCCTGAGCTTTATGGATTCCGGCAGGCTCCTCTTTAACGGCAGTGTCGAAGCTTTTAAAGCCTCGGACAATCCGGTCATTCAGGATTTTATCACCTTAAACTAA
- a CDS encoding ABC transporter permease, producing MDYIINGFIEAFHLLISGDPEIYQIVGLSLYVSFSSTIYSTVLGVPLGILLGIKEFRGKRIVSRLLYTFMSFPPVIIGLFTSLVLARSGPLGHLKLMYTPTAMIIAQVILVTPIIMGIVFNDTTVNGQVVVTMGKTLGAGGRDILFLLIRELKASIMIALVTGFGRAVSEVGAVMIVGGNIKNYTRVMTTFIAMNNNMGEYAVSIAMGIILLVISFVTNSILYKYMVGDPYANRD from the coding sequence ATGGATTATATTATCAATGGCTTCATCGAGGCCTTCCATCTGCTGATCTCCGGCGACCCGGAAATCTACCAGATTGTCGGGCTTTCCTTATACGTATCCTTCTCCTCCACCATTTATTCCACCGTTCTCGGCGTGCCCCTGGGCATCCTGCTCGGCATTAAGGAATTCAGGGGAAAGCGGATCGTATCCCGGCTGCTCTACACTTTTATGTCTTTTCCGCCGGTCATCATCGGCCTGTTCACCTCACTGGTACTCGCCCGCTCCGGCCCCTTAGGGCATTTAAAGCTCATGTACACGCCCACCGCCATGATCATCGCCCAGGTGATCCTCGTTACGCCTATTATTATGGGCATTGTGTTTAACGACACCACCGTCAACGGCCAGGTTGTGGTAACCATGGGAAAAACCCTTGGGGCTGGCGGCCGGGATATTCTCTTCCTGCTGATCCGGGAGCTTAAGGCCAGCATCATGATCGCTTTGGTCACCGGCTTTGGGCGGGCTGTATCCGAGGTCGGCGCTGTGATGATCGTGGGCGGCAATATCAAAAACTATACACGGGTCATGACCACCTTTATTGCCATGAACAATAACATGGGCGAATACGCGGTTTCCATCGCCATGGGCATTATTCTGCTGGTCATCTCCTTTGTGACCAATTCAATCCTGTACAAATATATGGTAGGAGATCCTTATGCAAATCGCGATTGA
- a CDS encoding substrate-binding domain-containing protein has protein sequence MKKKLTLVLAALLTLAMVIGLAGCSSNNTAKTEKLEPGSNGEIIMATTTSTQDSGLLDVLLPKFEEETGIAVKVVAVGTGKAIEMGKNGEADVLLVHAKSQEEDFVKEGYGIERFDVMYNDFIVLGSKDDPAKLKEVAPNDAVKAFQTIAETQSEFVSRGDKSGTHTKELGLWEKAGVTPAGQPWYIESGSGMGDTLKMANEKLAYTLSDRATWLNMKDNLDLEVVVEKDDNLYNQYGVIVVNPDKVSAELNTDGAKKFQEWILSDEAQKAIADYKINGEPTFVPNASK, from the coding sequence ATGAAAAAAAAATTGACACTGGTTCTGGCCGCGCTGCTGACTCTGGCCATGGTCATCGGCCTGGCAGGATGCAGCAGCAACAATACTGCTAAAACCGAAAAGCTGGAGCCAGGCTCCAACGGTGAAATCATTATGGCCACCACGACCAGCACACAGGACAGCGGTTTGCTTGATGTGCTCCTGCCCAAGTTTGAAGAGGAAACCGGCATTGCCGTAAAGGTTGTGGCCGTTGGAACTGGTAAAGCCATTGAAATGGGCAAAAACGGAGAAGCCGATGTGCTTCTGGTTCATGCAAAATCTCAGGAAGAGGATTTTGTCAAGGAAGGCTATGGCATCGAACGTTTTGACGTTATGTACAATGACTTCATTGTTCTGGGCAGTAAGGATGACCCGGCAAAACTGAAAGAAGTCGCTCCAAACGACGCGGTAAAAGCCTTCCAGACCATTGCTGAAACCCAGTCTGAATTTGTATCCAGAGGCGACAAATCCGGTACCCATACCAAAGAGCTGGGCCTGTGGGAAAAAGCAGGCGTTACCCCGGCAGGACAGCCCTGGTACATCGAATCCGGCTCTGGCATGGGCGATACCCTGAAAATGGCCAATGAAAAATTAGCCTATACCCTGTCTGACCGCGCTACCTGGTTAAATATGAAGGATAATCTGGATCTTGAGGTTGTTGTGGAAAAAGACGATAACCTGTATAACCAGTACGGAGTCATTGTCGTCAATCCTGACAAGGTCAGTGCTGAGCTGAATACCGACGGCGCCAAAAAATTCCAGGAATGGATTTTAAGCGACGAAGCGCAAAAGGCCATCGCCGATTATAAAATCAATGGCGAACCAACCTTTGTGCCAAACGCCAGCAAATAA
- a CDS encoding (2Fe-2S) ferredoxin domain-containing protein translates to MKEIHICIGSACHVKGSYQVVQRFKELVAERGLENEVELMGTFCLDACSDGVAVKVDDHIYTVKPEGVDQLFDQIMEGNNGCH, encoded by the coding sequence ATGAAAGAAATACATATTTGCATTGGCAGTGCCTGCCATGTCAAGGGTTCCTATCAGGTGGTACAGCGCTTCAAGGAGCTGGTGGCCGAACGGGGCCTCGAAAATGAAGTGGAGCTGATGGGTACCTTCTGTCTGGACGCCTGCAGCGACGGGGTGGCTGTCAAGGTTGACGATCATATTTATACGGTTAAGCCAGAGGGCGTGGACCAGCTGTTTGACCAGATAATGGAGGGAAATAATGGGTGTCATTAA